ggaggggagtggggctgggaatcaggactcctggagctgtgaacagaacccaagagtcctgactcccacccccCCTGCCACTAGACTCACCCCCCTAcacactcccctgccagagctgggaacagaacccaggagtcctgaaccccaacccccgaGATGGGACTAGGGTCCAGGAATCTTGACTCCCAATTCTGTGCTTCGACCGCAAGATCCCGCTCCAAGTTCCAGCCACGCtgagctgccccagcccaggcagcagccagagccagggcctCACTGCCAGTTCTACCTTATTCTTCTTGCTGAAAAGCCAGCGCTTCCCTTTGTTCTTGCCCAGCAGGCGGGGGTCCAGCCGGCCATCCAGGGTGCCCCGAGGCGTCCCCAGGCTGCTGTCCGAAGAGGTGCGGTTGATAGGCTGGCTGAAGTCTTCAAAGTCCACGTCTCCCGGCCTCTCGAAGCCAGACTTGTGTAACTCGATCAGCACCTGGGAGTCCTGCCGGCGGTGGGGCGAGGGGGAGGGTGTCACCGCCGAGAGAACTGCTGCTATCTCCCCGCCAGTGCCCGTTCCACCTCGCTGCAGTGTTCCCATCTCCCCAGAAACACTTGCATGCACAAACCACGTGTCGCCAGCAAGGCTGGGTCATTGATCTCCACTTTGATCACTACAGACCGGACGCCAATCCCTATTCTATCCATGGGCACAAGTCCAAATAGGACACAGgcgtcctgactctcagccctccccttcccactcccctcgCAGGGTCCTGACTTCCTGGGTCCGCAAGAGGAGCAGAtgtaatggttagagcaggagtcaggacacctgggtcttATTTCCATTCCCTAGGACACAAATACCCTCAAATCCCTCCAGGTTTGGGACCTGGGGCTGGATTGACTTAACTCCTCCAGGTGAAGTAAAAGGAAAAAACTGCCCCTATGCTGGTCTGGGACCCCTAGTGGAGGGGGGAGGTTATGACAGCTGGCTCCCACCCAGTTAGTCCTGCCGACTTTAGGGGGGGTCTGCCTCCAGTGGGCTTTCCACCCCGAGGGACTAAGTTTAAAGAGACAGCAGGACCCACATTCTTCTCGTTCACTGAGTCGGCTGCTGCCTTCATGCCATCTAGGCACTTGCCGATGATGGGCATGACCTGCCGCTCAGTCTCGGAGAAGATGCCGTAGCCTTCCTTCAGCTGCACTGTCCGCCTTTCGTCCATCTCCTGCAGCTTCtgcaagggacagggagcagaaaaCAGTGAGAATGATAAAAGGCCTGGAAAAGGCTCTACAaacattattattagttattaattacgcagctcttatatagtgctttatcCATAGATCTCCCAGCGCTTTCCAAAGGAGGTCAGtgccattatcctcattttacatatggggaaactgaggcagagagaggggacatgacatgcgtaaagtcacacagcaggccagctGAACAGCCAGATAAGGATCCAGGTGTCCTTCATGCTGGACAGGCAGGCAGTTAGTTTGAAAAAGGCTGGGGTTGTTTACCTTGGGGATGAGACAACTTAGAAATCCACACAATAATGGGTGGGACTGAGAAGGGAGATCAGGTAGGTCTGTTCCCACAATGCAAGAACAAGGAgatgtttgttttgaattttccacCTTTCAGTTTTAGTAGATAAGGAAGAAATACAGTGTACTTTGCCAtcctgtagcagtgagttccgCAGGCTAAGAGACCAGGACCTTCCCAAGATTCACACACAAAAAGTGTGTAGTGAAAGCAGTACAACTCCCCATAGTGCACAGGTGGTTCTGTTCCCATCTAGCTAGTCTCTTACTTCGACTGGAAGCTGTCTGGGGCAGCGACGACAACTTGTTCTCTGTTtagacagcactgagcacagcagAGTCCTGGCCCATGGCTCGGACTCCAATGTCAACACTAAACAAAacatggcctagtggttagagcactgaaTGGGGCCttggagacctaggttctattcttCGCTcaacctgctgggtgaccttgggaaaacTCACTttccctctccatgcctcagtttccccatctgtaaaacagggataatgatacctttgtgaagggctttgaaatCTACAGATAAGAGCTGggcatcattattattattttattggtataactgacagagagggaaagaaaaagaagggaagGACAGAAAGGAGGAAGCAGGGCTAAGGTTAAGTAGGAGGGGCTTACGTTGAAGATCTGCGGCATCTCCAGGAAGTAGAACTGGCTCTGGTCCCGGTTGAATTTCTGCAGGAAGGAAGCGTATTCGTTCTTGCTCTCCTCCGCCATGTGACTGCGCAGATTGGCCTGCTGCTTCGCCTGCCGGGGTCAGTGCAATCGTCACAACAGGcccagctctgtccctgcggGCAGACGGACAGGCCCGGATACCAGCCCAGGGAATCCCTTCTAGTCAAAGCCCTGGGCCGGTGGCCAACTCCCCATCTGCAATAGCAAGTTCCCAGGAGGGTCTCCCTCCCGTCTGCTCTTCTCCCCTGCACCACACAGCTAACTCCCCCCACGCATCATTGCGGCCCCCGTTGGGGGTTAGAGTGGGCCTGCatcgtgccaggtgctgcagacacGTCCCCTGAGAGGTTAGCCTGAACAGCCTCAGGAAGGCTCATTAGCCCCATCAcagagacagggaaactgaggcacagagatgaagtgactggcccaaggttaCCCATGgcgggtctgtggcagagccggAAACTGAACCCGAGATCTCCCCAAGCCTGAACCCCGGCACCATCCTCTTCCTCTAATCCAGCTTCTTTGAATGCGGTCAGTTATGGAtggtcagctctttggggcagaaaccTGGTCTTCATACCAGTCTGTAAAGAAGCTAGCAAAACCCATGGACTCTACTTCACCCAATAggtcccccctcccttccatccTGCTGGGCCCCCTCCCATGCCGCCTGATggttcccccatccccaacaggCCCACGCTAGAGGGATTCAAGCCAAGGGGACAGCAGCGTTCCGACCTTCTCCACGTCTGCCTTGGTGGCATTGAGGTCTTGGTCGAGCTTCTCGGCCACCAGCATGGCTTTCTCCGCCTCCCTGCAGTCCCGCTCGAACTTGCGTTTGCTCTGGGGGCAGGAACACAAGCCAGCATTACCTTGCTGGAGCGCACAGATGCTTCCCACCCACAAAATTCTGGGGAACCactggggagggggctcagggactCTCCCCCATTATAGAGGAGGAAGCGAAGGCAGGAGGTTAAGGAACTTGCCCTAAAGCATGGAGTGAgtgtgtggcagaggtgggaatggaacccaggagtcctgactcccagctgtcCCCCACACAACCCTCCACTAACCTAGTagatcccacttccctcccagagctagaaacagaatccaggagtcctgactcccagcacctGCCATTGGTCTAATGCCACAGTTCTGAAGCTGTGGGTTGCGACCCCACTTTAATGTGGTTGTTCGGGCTGGTGTTCGACATGCTGGGGCCCAAAGCGGAAGCCTGATCACCTAGGGCCAAAGCGGAAGCCTGGAGGGCTTCAGCCCTCAGAGGTGGGGcacaggttacaggccccctccCTGGAGCTGACGCCACTGGGCTTTGGCCTTCGCACCCAGGGAGGTAGAAGGGGGGAGGCTtaggcttcagtccccctcctggggtcatataGTAAGTTTTGTTGTCAGATGGGGGTCATGGGGCAATGatgtttgagaatccctggtctaaTGCTTCAGACCCCACTGCCTTCCCTGAGCtagcaacagaacccaggagtcctgactcccagccttccccccaccctagCCACTAGAACCACAGAACAGTTTTGCCACACATGTTCTGGACTTCCTCTGAATAAAGCCCCTTTCATTCTCCTGAAGGCATTTCCTTCCACCAGCTGTGCTCTTTGCAGAGCACAAGCTGACCCATGCAGCTGGGTCTCGGTGAGCGCCACCCAAAGCTTcctttgcagtcaatggaaaggctcccagtGGCTCCAAAGCGCTTGGATCAGGCCCAACACGATAATGAGCAGAACGTAAACAGCTGGCCCTGTTCCCCAGGACTCACGTTTTCGAGTTGCTTGAAGGAGTTTTCTAGCTGCTGCTGGGCTCGCCGGCCCTCCTGGAAGTGCTGCAAAGAGGAGAAATTTCAGCGGAACCTCATGATTTTTCAGCCGTCTTGCCGTTCTGTGTTTGTACCCCACCTAGCGCAGCGAGGCACTACCAAGGAGTAacacacagtgcctagcactattAATAAATTAGACAACACCAGAACATTCTTCTTCACAGCCAGAATTTGCAGAAGTGGCTAGAGATTTGAGAAGTTTGAGACTCCTTAAATTGACCCCGATTTTCAGACAGCACCAAGCACCCTGCCAAGATGAAAAAGTTGGGGTCCTTTTAAGAAGTCTCAAGGGTCCAAAATCACTAGGCACTTCTAATAATTCAGACTGTGATGAAGAACATTCTGCTGCTGGCTTTTTATTCGGTGTATTACGGCAACGCTTAGGCAGCCCCAGTCCAGGGATTCTCTTGAACCTCTACAAgctgtattacagcagcaccacGGGGCAGGTACAAGTCCCTTCTCCTCTCCAGGGAGATGGCAATTTTGGTAGTTCTAAAAAAGCTCCCTCAAAACAGCATGGCTATTGCACCCACAATGCTCCCACAGATCCCATGTCCAGCCATGGGCAAACCCTCCAAGAAGGCAGGGGTGGCCCCACTCCTGGAGGCAGCAAGAGTCAGTCAGTACAGTGAGCTGGCTGAAATTCGCACCCAAGGGACACAGCGTCTGCAGGGACTGAACCTGGGTCCCGCTGGATCTAAAAGTGCTGTCCTCTGCCACTTGAGCCATAGGCCCTAGGACATTACTTCAAGGCAGTAACAGGCTGTCTCCCCCTAGTGCTGGGTCCTGCACAGAGGCACACATGGCTGGTACGTTACCCAAGCTCTCCAGGCTCAGTGGGGACCCCACATATGTCACCTGGCCGCAAAGGATGCTCAGGGCTTAGCTGGATCCACATCCCCTAGCCCCAGATATTACTAGGCACTGGACAGTTGCACTGGAAGACAAGGAGGGAGAAAGCGTTACCAATTTCCTCTCCTGCTTGAGCTCCTGGGCATGCTTAGAGAGCTCCACGCAGATCCGCGTCATCAGGTTCTCCGCCACCACCTCCCTCTGACCGGCAAAGTCATTGAGCTCCTTCACCACTTGCAGGAAGGCCTGGTACTGGCAGAACCTGGAGCAGGGACAGAGTTATCAGGCGAGCGACAAGGTCATGCTAAGGTCACAGGTGCAGAGGCTCAGTGCAtatgcccccaccccctcaactCATCTGCCCCAAGTATCTCAGCCTGGATCAGAACAGGTGTCAGTCGAGACCAGGATCCTGCCTCTGCTAAGCCCAGGTTGGAATCTCAAAGACACACAAGGCCGCTCCACTGTAAGGAGAGGTTCAGTGCAACCACCTCTGCAGGGAAGCGTCCAGTCTGCAGTACGCAGGAGGTCACAGATTCAAAGTCAAAGACTTTGAGCGATGGAGGATTCACCACATCCCTCCGTGAGATGGCACAAACCTGTAACTCTCAATTAGGGCACAACAGGATAACCTGCTGCCATGGAAAGATGTGTCCGTCTCCCCCTCCGCCATCCCTGCGCCGGCAGTTAAAGGCTGGGGTATATGCCTTGAAGGACAAGGCTTTATATCCCTTCCTAAAGGttggttggttttatttttatttttttcaaagttattattctaaatctggattttttttttatcatttaagTAAGTGCTCACTTCTCCTTTTAAGCCCACTAAGCTCTCTACACCCCAGTGAaaccttgtggcaatgagttccactgacTGCATGATAAAAGTTATTCCTGCAGTCTGTTTTAAAGTCCTTGAAGTTTCATTGAACAAAAAACCCCTTTGTCCTTGGATTATGAGACAGGGAAAAGAGAAGTCCCCGTTACCAAAACCGGCGTCTTATCTGAGCTTTGAGATGGTTTAACTTTAGATGAAATAGAATTTAGATCCAAAGCCACCGAGACTGGAGGTTTTGCAAACCCAGAGCCTAACTTACTTCATCCAAAATAGTGACACTCTCTTCTCTCAATATAGCCTATTGCAGGGAACGGCAACATTTCAGTAGTGcagtgctgagtcttcatttaatcactaatttaaggttgtgtgtgccagtcatacatgttaacgttttcagaaggtctctttctataagtctataatagaactaaactattgttgtatgtaaagtaaataaggtttttaaaaatgtttaagaagcttcatttaaaattaaattaaaatgcagagccccccggactggtggccaggacctgggcagtgagagtgctactgaaaatcagctcacatgctgccttcagcacccttgacataggttgcctactcctggcctactgaatatcagaggggtagccgtgttagtctggatctgtaaaagcagcaaagaatcctgtggcaccttatagactaacagacgttttggagcNNNNNNNNNNNNNNNNNNNNNNNNNNNNNNNNNNNNNNNNNNNNNNNNNNNNNNNNNNNNNNNNNNNNNNNNNNNNNNNNNNNNNNNNNNNNNNNNNNNNNNNNNNNNNNNNNNNNNNNNNNNNNNNNNNNNNNNNNNNNNNNNNNNNNNNNNNNNNNNNNNNNNNNNNNNNNNNNNNNNNNNNNNNNNNNNNNNNNNNNNNNNNNNNNNNNNNNNNNNNNNNNNNNNNNNNNNNNNNNNNNNNNNNNNNNNNNNNNNNNNNNNNNNNNNNNNNNNNNNNNNNNNNNNNNNNNNNNNNNNNNNNNNNNNNNNNNNNNNNNNNNNNNNNNNNNNNNNNNNNNNNNNNNNNNNNNNNNNNNNNNNNNNNNNNNNNNNNNNNNNNNNNNNNNNNNNNNNNNNNNNNNNNNNNNNNNNNNNNNNNNNNNNNNNNNNNNNNNNNNNNNNNNNNNNNNNNNNNNNNNNNNNNNNNNNNNNNNNNNNNNNNNNNNNNNNNNNNNNNNNNNNNNNNNNNNNNNNNNNNNNNNNNNNNNNNNNNNNNNNNNNNNNNNNNNNNNNNNNNNNNNNNNNNNNNNNNNNNNNNNNNNNNNNNNNNNNNNNNNNNNNNNNNNNNNNNNNNNNNNNNNNNNNNN
This DNA window, taken from Chelonoidis abingdonii isolate Lonesome George chromosome 26, CheloAbing_2.0, whole genome shotgun sequence, encodes the following:
- the TRIP10 gene encoding cdc42-interacting protein 4 isoform X2, coding for MTRICVELSKHAQELKQERKLHFQEGRRAQQQLENSFKQLENSKRKFERDCREAEKAMLVAEKLDQDLNATKADVEKAKQQANLRSHMAEESKNEYASFLQKFNRDQSQFYFLEMPQIFNKLQEMDERRTVQLKEGYGIFSETERQVMPIIGKCLDGMKAAADSVNEKNDSQVLIELHKSGFERPGDVDFEDFSQPINRTSSDSSLGTPRGTLDGRLDPRLLGKNKGKRWLFSKKNKPVITEDFSHLPPEQRRKKLQQKIEERNRELQKEIDQRDALNKMKDVYQKTPQMGDPASLEPKISETLSNIEKLRLEIQKYQSWLAEAESRMLSNRPDNTLRYSRHLDHATTLNNNGSHEKGSPDATNSDDSQDALNQPIYTEFDEDFEEDLASPIGICVAMYQFEGSSEGTISMREGEELSLMEEDKGDGWTRVRRSKGGEGYVPTSYLRVTLN